From the genome of Uranotaenia lowii strain MFRU-FL chromosome 1, ASM2978415v1, whole genome shotgun sequence, one region includes:
- the LOC129738515 gene encoding isoleucine--tRNA ligase, mitochondrial, translating to MFRFVGPVAPRRQLSASRIRCLSIKSAAEKKNPAKFSDTINLPKTKFPTRLTGERRSAVQEHLRKTCFGELYRWQRNELPAEGEFVLHDGPPYANGELHMGHAVNKILKDLILKHKMVSGKRVHYVPGWDCHGLPIELKALEAFGKKNKDKSVKLDPLQIRELARKFALGTIDQQKAEFEQWGVTADWGRKESWYRTMDPGYIVAQLKLFQELYEKGLIYRDVKPVFWSPSSRSALAEAELEYDEAHKSPSLYLELTISGAEGCPSIDDLLKSGQNVSAVIWTTTPWTLPANQAICYNPDLSYSLVRAGDRRDLLLIGTDLIRYLSEQFEKPLEKVIDIPGIQLETLLYKHPINNKEHRFFPATHVKAEKGTGLVHTAPAHGPDDFLVFLHRKLPVVSLLNEAGCYNGESPDFLKGKFALTDGNSLVIEYLKDKTLKCGTIEHSYPIDWRTKKPVMLRASDQWFINTNELKESAQKVAEQINIFPHTSAEVSKTVLQSQLQKRPYWCISRQRAWGVPIPVLYEKETGKPIVNAKIIENVCKRLEKEGKIDFWWTDPIDELIPASVLTELNFSPGQLIKGTDILDIWFDSGASWLSVLGKARTADLYLEGLDQFTGWFQSSLLTSVASQNRAPYKSIFVHGFAVDENGMKMSKSLGNIISPKDIIKQYGCDTLRWWVAAHAIQNTSIPVSHKLLQSSAENVQKVRAILKYLLGVISPQQPQKIDELYLRTVDRYFLNELTNFEKMIFNQFESYQYNKASARILTFCVSSLSGFYLHIIKDRLYCGTDTENRNLQAILAQSYQSLCRVLWPILPFLVEESWSYYAKEPFFKSSHTTEWHPQNPQIDKSLIDEALDLKRQIFQQSQQLDMNSWLLQVHINSCSEQLKKLHPTLGAPVSDSELCEILQVGSVSIGCSPSQPESNGIRLSKLGDCLQLCPRCRRFAVKTNQAEPVCHRCAEVLSTKSNER from the exons ATGTTCCGGTTTGTTGGTCCAGTGGCGCCTCGGCGGCAGTTGTCGGCTTCCAGAATTCGCTGTTTGTCCATTAAAAGCGCAGCAGAGAAAAAGAACCCGGCCAAGTTTAGCGACACCATTAATTTGCCGAAAACAAAGTTCCCAACTCGTTTGACCGGCGAGAGGCGTTCGGCTGTCCAAGAGCATCTGCGAAAG ACTTGTTTCGGTGAGTTGTATCGGTGGCAGCGAAATGAACTTCCGGCTGAAGGTGAATTTGTTCTACATGATGGTCCTCCATATGCCAATGGGGAACTACACATGGGACATGCTGTCAACAAAATTCTGAAGGATCttattttgaaacacaaaatgGTTTCTGGAAAGAGGGTGCACTATGTCCCTGGTTGGGATTGTCATGGACTTCCCATTGAGCTGAAGGCATTAGAAGCGTTCGGGAAAAAGAACAAGGATAAAAGCGTTAAATTAGACCCGTTGCAAATCAGGGAACTCGCAAGGAAATTTGCGTTGGGTACTATCGATCAACAGAAGGCGGAATTCGAACAGTGGGGTGTTACAGCTGATTGGGGCCGAAAAGAATCTTGGTATAGAACTATGGATCCGGGTTATATAGTAGCTCAATTGAAACTGTTCCAAGAACTGTACGAAAAGGGCCTGATTTATAGGGACGTCAAACCTGTTTTTTGGTCGCCGTCATCTCGTTCGGCATTGGCTGAGGCAGAGTTGGAGTACGACGAAGCGCATAAAAGTCCTTCCCTTTATTTGGAACTTACGATAAGCGGCGCTGAGGGATGTCCTTCGATAGACGATCTGTTAAAATCCGGTCAAAACGTTTCGGCTGTCATTTGGACAACAACTCCCTGGACGCTTCCCGCTAATCAAGCTATTTGTTACAATCCAGACCTAAGTTATAGCTTGGTGAGGGCGGGCGACAGAAGAGATTTGCTGTTAATAGGAACGGACTTAATCAGGTATCTAAGTGAACAATTTGAGAAGCCGTTAGAAAAGGTTATCGATATTCCCGGTATACAACTGGAAACGTTGCTATACAAGCATCCTATCAACAATAAAGAGCATCGATTCTTTCCTGCTACTCATGTCAAAGCTGAAAAGGGTACAGGATTAGTACATACAGCACCGGCTCACGGGCCCGATGACTTTCTAGTATTCTTACATCGTAAACTGCCTGTCGTATCTTTGTTGAATGAAGCTGGTTGTTATAATGGTGAAAGTCCTGATTTCCTCAAAGGAAAGTTTGCATTAACAGATGGGAATAGCTTGGTTATAGAATATCTGAAagataaaacattaaaatgtgGGACCATTGAGCATTCATATCCGATCGATTGGCGAACCAAAAAACCAGTCATGTTGAGAGCAAGTGATCAATGGTTTATTAATACTAACGAACTGAAAGAATCCGCCCAGAAAGTCGCAGAACAGATTAACATTTTTCCACACACTTCAGCAGAGGTGAGTAAAACCGTTCTTCAAAGTCAGTTGCAGAAGAGACCCTACTGGTGCATATCCAGGCAACGTGCTTGGGGTGTTCCTATTCCGGTGTTGTACGAAAAAGAAACAGGAAAACCAATCGTGAATGCCAAAATTATAGAAAACGTCTGCAAGAGATTGGAAAAGGAAGGAAAAATCGATTTCTGGTGGACAGACCCCATAGATGAACTTATTCCAGCTAGTGTGCTGACTGAACTCAATTTTTCTCCAGGACAACTCATCAAAGGCACAGACATTCTAGATATTTGGTTTGATTCTGGCGCTTCTTGGTTGAGCGTACTGGGCAAGGCTCGCACGGCCGATCTTTACCTAGAAGGATTGGATCAATTCACGGGATGGTTCCAATCGTCTCTGCTAACTAGCGTAGCTAGCCAAAACCGAGCACCTTACAAATCCATTTTTGTGCACGGTTTTGCTGTTGATGAGAATGGAATGAAAATGTCTAAATCACTAGGAAACATCATCTCTCCCAAGGATATCATCAAGCAGTACGGGTGCGATACCCTACGCTGGTGGGTAGCGGCTCACGCAATACAGAACACCTCGATCCCGGTTAGCCACAAGCTGCTGCAATCGTCCGCAGAAAATGTCCAGAAGGTTCGAGCGATTCTGAAATATCTGTTGGGCGTGATTTCTCCACAACAGCCACAGAAAATCGACGAGCTATACCTGCGAACCGTTGATCGCTACTTTCTTAACGAGttgaccaattttgaaaaaatg atattCAATCAGTTCGAGAGTTATCAATACAACAAAGCCTCCGCCAGAATTCTTACATTTTGCGTGTCCTCCTTATCCGGGTTCTATTTGCACATCATCAAAGATCGCCTCTACTGTGGGACTGATACCGAAAACCGGAATCTTCAAGCTATCCTAGCTCAATCGTACCAGTCGTTGTGTCGGGTACTTTGGCCAATCCTTCCATTTCTGGTTGAGGAAAGCTGGTCTTACTACGCAAAGGAACCCTTCTTCAAATCTAGTCATACAACAGAATGGCATCCCCAGAACCCTCAGATCGATAAGTCTCTCATTGACGAAGCCTTGGATCTGAAGAGGCAAATTTTCCAGCAAAGTCAGCAACTAGACATGAACAGTTGGCTTCTGCAGGTGCACATTAACAGCTGTTCGGAACAGTTGAAAAAGCTGCATCCGACCCTTGGGGCACCGGTGTCCGATTCTGAGCTGTGCGAGATTCTTCAGGTTGGTTCCGTTTCAATTGGCTGCAGTCCGAGTCAGCCCGAGTCGAACGGGATCAGGCTGAGTAAACTGGGAGATTGCTTGCAGCTTTGTCCACGCTGCCGAAGatttgcagttaaaaccaaccAAGCAGAACCCGTTTGTCACCGGTGTGCGGAAGTGCTCAGCACCAAAAGCAACGAAAGGTAG